The DNA segment CAGGTGGAAAAACGCATCCGCGGCCGCGTCAAGCGCCAGATGGAGAAGAGCCAGCGCGAGTACTACCTCAACGAGCAGGTCAAGGCCATCCAGAAAGAACTCGGCGAAGGCGAAGGCGGCGCCGAGCTCGACGAGATGGAAAAGAAGATCAAGACCGCGGGCATGAGCAAGGAAGCCATGACCAAGGTCGAGTCCGAACTGAAGAAACTCAAGATGATGTCGCCCATGTCGGCCGAGGCCTCCGTGGTGCGCAACTACATCGAGACGCTGCTCGGCCTGCCGTGGAAGAAGAAGTCGCGTATTTCGAAGGACATCGCGGCCGCCGAGAAAATTCTCGACAAGGATCACTATGGTCTGGAGAAGGTCAAGGAGCGCATCGTCGAATATCTCGCTGTGCAGCAGCGCGTGGACAAGCTCAAGGCGCCAATCCTCTGCCTCGTCGGCCCGCCCGGCGTGGGCAAGACCTCGCTCGGCCAGTCGATCGCCAGGGCCACCAACCGCAAGTTCATCCGCATGGCACTGGGCGGTGTGCGCGACGAAGCCGAGATTCGCGGCCATCGCCGTACCTATATCGGTTCCATGCCGGGCAAGATCCTGCAGAGCATGAGCAAGGGCGGGGTCAAGAATCCGTTGTTCCTGCTCGACGAAGTCGACAAGATGGGCCAGGATTTTCGCGGCGACCCGTCGTCGGCGTTGCTGGAGGTGTTGGATCCAGAGCAGAACCACACCTTCCAGGATCACTATGTCGAGGTTGACTTCGACCTTTCCGACGTCATGTTCGTCGCCACGGCCAACACGCTCAATATTCCCGCGGCGCTGCTTGACCGCATGGAAGTGATTCGCCTCTCGGGTTACACCGAGGATGAAAAGGTCAACATCGCGCAGCGCTATCTGCTGGCCAAGCAGATGAAGACCAATGGCGTCAAACGCGACGAGTTGACCGTCACCGAGGATGCCATCCGCGACATCGTGCGCTACTACACACGCGAAGCCGGCGTGCGTGCCCTTGAGCGCGATTTGTCGAAAATCTGCCGCAAGGTGGTCAAGGCGCTGGTAGTCAGGCCGCGCAAGAACCGCATCGTGGTGAATCCGAAAAATCTCGATAAATATCTCGGCGTGCGCCGCTACAGTTTTGGCATTGCCGAAAAAGACAATCAGGTGGGCCAGGTAACCGGTCTGGCCTGGACCGAAGTCGGCGGCGAATTGCTCACCATCGAAGCCGTGGTGTTGCCCGGCAAGGGCAATACCATGACCACCGGCAAGCTTGGCGAAGTGATGCAGGAGTCGATCAAGGCGGCGCTGTCGGTAGTGAGGAAACGCTCCAAGTCGCTCGGCATCAAGGATGATTTCTACCAAAGCAATGACATCCACATTCACCTGCCGGAAGGCGCGACGCCGAAGGACGGGCCGTCTGCCGGCATCGCCATTTGCACGGCGCTCACTTCGGCGCTGACCGGCATTCCGGTGCGCGCCGATGTGGCGATGACGGGCGAGATCACGCTGCGCGGCGAAGTGCTGCCGATCGGTGGCTTGAAGGAAAAGCTGCTGGCCGCCGTGCGCGGCGGGATTCGTCTTGCTCTGATTCCGGAAGAGAACATCAAGGATCTCGCCGAGATTCCGGATACGATCAAGAACAAGATCGAAATCCAGCCGGTGAAATGGATCGACAAGGTGCTGGAAATCGCGCTCGAACGCGCGCCGACCCCGCTGCCCGACGAACCTGTCGTCGAAGCGGTGGCCGCGGTTGCGCCGGCAGCAGTGGCCCCAGTGGAATCCAAGGGCCCTGGTTTTCACTAAAACAGGCTGTGGCACAAAAGCAAACGCCGCCTGCGGGCGGCGTTTGCTTTTGTGCTGAAAAGTGTTGATGCCGGGTTCTGCCTGATTCAGCTCGAATGGTGCGCTAATGCCGCTTTCACATAGGCAATAAACAGCGGATGCCCGACGCGCGGGTTGGAAGTGAACTCGGGGTGGAACTGCACGCCGACGAACCAGGGGTGCTGGTCCTGCGGCAGTTCCATCATCTCCGGCAGGTTTTCGGTGGGTGTGCGTGCCGAGATGATCATGCCTTTGGCTTCGAGCTTGGGTACGTAGGTATTGTTGACCTCGTAGCGGTGGCGGTGGCGTTCGTTGACTTCATCGCCATAGATCGAGGCGGCCATGGTGCCGGCCTTGATCGGACAGCGCTGCGCGCCGAGACGCATGGTGCCGCCGAGATTGGAGTTCTCGTCGCGGTGCTCGACCATGCCTTCACGGTCCAGCCATTCAGTGATCAGCGCCACCACCGGATGCGGCGTTTCGGGATCGAGTTCGGTGCTGTGTGCGCCGGCAAGGCCTGCTACGTCACGTGCATATTCGATTACCGCGAGTTGCATGCCGAGACAGATGCCGAGGTAGGGCACCTTGTTTTCACGCGCATAGCGGATCGCAGCGATCTTGCCTTCGGTGCCGCGCTTGCCGAAGCCGCCTGGCACCAGTACAGCATCCATGCCCTTTAACGCAGCGCAACCCGTGCGCTCGATTTCCTCAGAGTCGACGTAATGAATCCTGATCTTGCAACTGGTGTGCATGCCGGCATGGAACAGCGCTTCGGTAAGCGACTTGTACGACTCGGTGAGATCGACATACTTGCCGACAAAGGCGATATTCACTTCGTGCGCGGGTTTTTCCAGCGCGCTGACCAGTTTCTCCCACACCTTGAGGTCGGCAGCGCGGGCCAGGATGCCGAGCTTGTGGCAGACGATCTCATCCAGCATCTGGTCGTGCAGCATGGCCGGAATCTTGTAAATGCTATCGGCATCAACCACGGATATGACGGCGTTCGGCTGCACGTTGGTAAACAGCGCAATCTTGCGTTTCTCTTCTTCCGGCACCGGCCGGTCGGCACGACAGAGCAGCACGTCGGGCTGGATGCCGATTTCGCGCAGTTCCTTGACCGAGTGCTGGGTCGGCTTGGTCTTCAGTTCGCCCGCGGTGGGGATGTAGGGCAGCAGTGTGAGGTGAATGTAGCAGGCGTTGCTGTGGCCTTCCTCAAATCCGATCTGGCGGATGGCTTCGAGAAAGGGTAGCGATTCGATGTCGCCCACGGTGCCGCCGACTTCGATGATCGCCACATCGGCGCCTTCCGCGCCACGCTTGATAAAGAGCTTGATTTCATCGGTGATGTGCGGGATCACCTGCACCGTCTTGCCGAGATATTCGCCGCGCCGCTCTTTCTTGATCACCGACTCATAAATCTGGCCGGTGGTGAAGTTGTTGCGCTTGCTCATTTTGGCGCTGGTGAAGCGCTCGTAGTGGCCGAGATCGAGATCGGTTTCGGCGCCGTCTTCGGTAACGAATACCTCGCCATGCTGGAACGGACTCATGGTGCCCGGATCGACATTGATATAGGGATCGAGCTTGAGGTGGGTGACCTTGATGCTGCGCGATTCGAGAATGGCACCGAGCGATGCAGCGGCAATGCCTTTGCCCAGCGAGGACACGACACCACCGGTAACGAATACGAATTTAGTCATGAGAACTACTGCCGCTGGAAAGTCGCATGATAGCGGAAAGGGTTGTATGCCTCAATCCGTGTGCCCGGAAACACGCAAAAAATCGCGCGATGAATCGAGTAAAATCATTGTCCCCACGCTGCGTGGCGCTTTGCCGGGCGGTCGTAAATTCAACTCCAGGAGTCTTTATGAGCTCATCGATTTTCGCCGCGGTGGAGATGGCCCCGCGCGATCCCATCCTCGGACTGACTGAAGCCTTCAACGCCGACACCCGCGCCACCAAGGTCAATCTCGGCGTTGGCGTGTATTACGACGAGAACGGCAAACTGCCTTTGCTGGGCGCCGTCAAGGCCGCGGAGAAGGTGCGTCTCGAAGCTGCCCCGGCACGCGGCTATCAGCCCATCGAGGGTCTCGCTGCCTACAATCAGGCAGTGCAGAACCTGGTCTTTGGTGCGAACTCGGCTGTAGTGCGTGAAAACCGCGTGATCACCTTCGAAGCACTGGGCGGCACCGGCGCGCTCAAGGTTGGCGCCGACTATCTCAAGCGCCTGTTGCCCTATGCCAAGCTCATCATTAGCGATCCAAGCTGGGAAAACCATCGCGCCCTGTTCGAGGGTGCCGGATTCACGGTCGACACCTACACCTATTTCGATCCCGCCACACGCGGCGTGAATTTCGCGGGCATGAAGGCCTCGCTCAATGCGCTGCCGGCTGGCAGCATCGTGCTGCTCCATGCCTGCTGCCACAACCCGACCGGTGCCGACCTCACTGCCGCGCAGTGGAAGGAAGTGGTCGAGATCGTCAAGGCGCGCGATCTTGTGCCTTTCGTCGACATGGCCTATCAGGGCTTCGCCGAAGGCATCGAACCGGATGGCATTGCGCCGCGCCTGTTTGCCGATGCCGGGCTTGATATGTTCGTTTCCAGCTCTTTCTCAAAATCCTTTTCGCTTTACGGCGAACGTGTCGGTGCGCTGTCTATCGTCGCCGCCAGCAAGGACGAAGCGGCGCGCGTTCTGTCGCAGGTCAAGCGCGTGATTCGCACCAATTATTCCAATCCGCCCACCCACGGCGGCGCCATCGTCGCGGCCGTGCTGTCCAGCCCCGAACTGCGCCAGCAGTGGGAAGGCGAACTGGCCGGCATGCGCGACCGCATCCGCGCCATGCGTACCGGCTTGGTCGATAAGCTCAAGGCGCGCAAGGTGGCGCAGGACTTTTCCTTCATCGCCCGGCAACGCGGCATGTTTTCCTACACCGGCCTTACCGTGGATCAAGTGGAGCGGCTCATGAGCGAGTTCGGCATCTATGCCGTCAGTACCGGCCGTGTCTGCATGGCGGCATTGAACTCGCGCAACATCGATTATGTCGCCGACGCCATTGCCGCCGTGCTCAAGGCATGATTTTTTTGTGGCGTTTCTTGCAGTGACAAGGGCCTCCGGGCTATAATCCGCGCCGCTTCCGATCCCCGATAGCTCAGTCGGTAGAGCGCCGGACTGTTAATCCGTAGGTCCCTGGTTCGAGCCCAGGTCGGGGAGCCAAGGAATTTTTGTGGTTCTTGCACTTAGCCCAGCCATCGCGGTTGGGTTTTTGCATTTTTGAGCCCGGAAGCGAGATTTTGGGAACCGTAGGCGATCGCAATAGTGAAAGTCCGGTGGTCGGTATAGGGGGTAGTCCGGCGGTGGCTATCGACACTAGGGCTTGGATCCGGGCATATCGGCCGCACATACCAAGTCAGCCGACAACGAGGTATCGCGATGAATGTCCTGTTCAACAACCCGCTGCTATACGTGATCGATTATCCGGGACATGCTGCCTTGGAGATTTTGGATAAGCGCAATGGTCGGATGGGTTTGTTGCGTGGCTCGACTGCCGACCGCATGCGCGGCGAATTTAGCCAGTTCCTGACGCAAGAGCACGATCAGGAGGAATTTGAAGATTTCATTGATTCCTATGAGGCCATCCTCGATCATTCGGTATCGCGCCACTGATTTCGCCCAGACGGATCCCGCCAGACTCAATTTATGCCCCAAACCGCCTCCACGTCCCAAACCGCCTATTGCTACCACTGCGGCAGACACCATCCTGTGGAAGAGATGCGCCAGATTGCAACCAAGGCAGGAAGAAAATGGCGGTGCCTCAAGAGCATTGAAGCCACCAAAGCAGGAATAGCTCAAAGGGATGCATTTGGACGGCGGGTTTCTGAAATCAATAAGGCGGAAGCTCAAGCAAAGCTGAGAATCATCAAAGAGATTCAAGGGTGACGACCTGCTCTTGGGTGCTTTCCTGAACGCTTGAGCCAAATCAGGCTTTGTACGATGCCCTGTAGGACCCCTGAGCTTAAATTATCTACAGCTTCCAAAATCAGAAAATTGCTAAGCAAGAAATAAAGTACTCGCTGACCATCAACCTAATGCACCCGAATCTTTCAGAGCAACACGAGCGATACTTTCTGCTCACTCTCGCGGGTATTCAGTTCAGTCACATTCTGGACTTTATGATCATGATGCCACTCGGACCAATTCTCATGGCCGCGTTCGGTATAGGTACGCACGAGTTTGGCTTACTGGTTGCGTCATATAGTTTCAGTGCCGCAATATCCGGAATACTCGCCGCAACCTTTGTCGACCGTTTCGAGCGCAAGCGTTTGCTACTGATCGTGTTCGCCCTGTTTGGCCTGGCTACACTAACCTGTGGCCTTGCTCCAGGCTATGCCACCCTTATCATTGCCCGAGGTTTGGCAGGGGCTTTCGGCGGAATAATGGGTGCGTTAGTTCAAACCATGGTGGCTGACGTTATTCCCTATGGTCGGCGAGCCAAAGCCAGCGGTACAGTGTCAGTTGCATTCTCGATTTCGACTGTTGCGGGGGTTCCGCTATCGCTATGGATGGCAAACCAATTCCAATGGCGTATCCCCTTCATTTTTATTGCTATCCTTACGATATTGCTCATTCTCGTCGGCCTACGCTTTTTGCCGGAGATGCGCCATCATTTGAGTGCAGAGAAGCGTGCCCATCCCTTCTCAGCAATATTCACCGTACTTCGCGATCCTAATCATTTAAGGGCGTTACTGTTTTCGGCTCTCATCATCTTCTCCGGCTTTACGGTTATTCCCTACATTACCGTTTATGCCGTAGGCAATGTCGGCATCTCACTATACGATATCCCTCTCGTTTATCTAGTCGGAGGCACAGCGACGCTTTTCACAGCACGGCGGATTGGACATTGGGCGGACTTGGGTGGAAAGGCCAAGGTTTACCGCTTAGTTGCAGCTAGTGCGATGTTGCCGCTAATCGTTGTTACTCATATCGGGGCCATACCTCTTTGGGCATGGGTGACCTGCACAACCGCATTCTTTGTCATGGTTTCTGGAAGGATGATTCCTGCAATGGCCATCATCTCCTCTGCGGCACAACCCAAACTACGTGGCACGTTTATGTCGCTCAACGGTACAGTGCAATCCCTTGCGATGGGTCTTGCAACTACGCTGGCAGGTTTTATGATTACCCAAAACAGTGAAGGCAAGATTGTTGGTTACGGTTGGGTTGGCATCGTAGCGGTTGCAGCGAACTTGCTGGCAATCTGGTTCGTCACTCGGATCGTTGTACATGAACCACATGCTGCTGTTCCTGTTGTTGCGCCGAAATAGCATGAGCCCGGATCATCACGCTCGGCCTCCAATCCTCATAGTGGTTCGACTTTGATGGCTTGGCTGTATCCAGCTGAGGGATTCGTTGGGCCAATTCTCCATCTTGAGCCAATGATTTACAGGTTTGCCGGTTACTTATGGCAACCATGATGGACGATCTGGCAATGTTTGCTTTGGCGTTCTGCTGATCCGAGAATAGATACATTACATTTTCCGACTAGATTGCATTTCAAGTAAAGGCAACATATGGCAACCAAGGGACTCAATCTGCAAGATTTGTTTCTGAACGCTTTGCGCCGCGAGCACATTCCAGTATCGATGTTCCTCGTCAATAGCATTAAGCCTTCAAGGCCAAGTGGAATCCTCCGATCAGTATGTGGTTCTTCTTAAGAATAACGGCACTCAGGTGGTCTATAAGCATGCGATTTCGACAATACTACCCGACGACGCGCTCCGTTAACAGAGCCGGCCCCGTTTGATTGGACAGGATTTCCACGGAGATAAGTGGAGCCTTGCGGTGTAGCGATATCCACGGCGCGGCCCGCCGAAGGTTCCTCTAGACCGTAGGTGGGTTGCACGGTGGATATCGCGCATCATGCAGCGATGCTTTCCTGCGGCAGACTGGCGAAGTAAATCGCATCCGGTGTCTTGCCGTCAAATGACTGATGCGGCCGGCGGATGTTGTAGAAGTTCAGGTAGGCCCCCAGGCTGGCCTTGGCGATCGATACCGAATCGTAGGCCTTGATGACGCTCTTCCACAGCCGCTCGATGAAGGCGTTGTCGCGCCAGCAGCCCTTGCCGTCCATGCATGCTCTTGCTCCATTTCATGGCCCTGGCGGGCCGTGGGTTGAGCAAAGCTATCACTTATCTCCCTGTCCGAATTCCCGGGGCTGGCTCTGAAGCAGGCTGGGAAACAGAAACGGCTCCAGCTTGAGTCTACCTTTGGCGATCTAGGCGCCTACTGAATCCGCCAGGATTAATTTTCCGGCGAACTCATTGCAGCCTTATTGACAGCCTGGAGGGTGTTGCGGAACTGATCAATATCGGTTCTGTTTACCCCTGAAAAAATCTCCGTTTCGATTTGATCGATGATCTTGTCGCAGCGACCAAGAAGGTCGTGGCCCATTGGTGTCAGGCTGACGAGAAGAATTCTCTTGTTATCGGGGTTTTCTTCCTTTGTGATCAAGTTGCTCCGCTCAAGGGCGCAGATAGTTTCATTCATCGATTGGGGCGTCACGCTATAGCGCCGCGATATTTCCGCGGACGACAGCGATTTTCTGCCTCGCAGCATGCTCATCACCGTGTATTTCACCGCCGTCAGTTTGCTTGCGGCAAGTTTGCTGTCGATTTTTTTCCGAAGCGCGTAGTGCAGCCGCGACAAAAGATAGATGGTACGGGGAGATGCCATTCCACAACTCCGTTGGGACACGCCTTGCTAGATTTTTTAAGTATATCAGAAGCCCTGATATTAGCGTTTCCGGATATTGCCGCCGGTTCCTTCCGAGTACCTCGGCAGATTTTCCTGAAGGCGTGTCTCACAGAGTTGACAAGATTGGTGGTCATTGGTATTCTTTTCATAAGATTCGGGTATACCAAATAATATACAATGCATTCCAATCATATCTAGAGGAATAATACATGAAAATCAACAGGGTCGAGCTTATTCCCATCTCCATCCCGACTAAGCACGGTGGCACCAAGATGATGAGGGGCATCGCCATGCCGGCGTTTACCGAGAGCTTGGTGTTGAAGTTGCATACCGACGAGGGGGTGATGGGATTCTCCGAGTGCGGCGATACCTCGTCGTGGTACCAAGGCGAGACGCAGAGCTCGATCATGACCATGATCCGCGACTTCTTCGCGCCGAAGATTCTCCTGGGGGAGGATCCCACCAAGATCGAGAAGATTGTCGGGCTGATGGACACGATAGCGCGTGACAACAACCAGGCCAAGGCGACGGTGGACTTCGCGCTGCATGACCTGGTCGGCAAGATCCTCGGCGTGCCGGTCTCGACCCTGCTCGGCGGCAAGACGATAGACCGCATTCCGCTAGGCCTGGTGATCATGGGGGCGACGCCGCAGGCAGCGGTGGACAAGGCGCTCAAGGTGCTGAAGGCGGGCTTCCACTTCGTCAAGTTCAAGTCCACCACGGTGGTCAAAGATGACATCGCCATTGTCGCCGAACTGCGGGCGGCAGTGGGCGATGATGTGGAACTGTTCGTCGACGTCAACGGGGCGTGGACCTACGACCAGGCGCTGGTGGCCATACGCGGCATGGAGAAATGCAACCTGTCGAAGATCGAGCAGCCTTTGCCGGAGTGGGACATCGAGGGGATGGCACGGCTGCGCGGCAAGGTGTCGATGCCGATTTATGCCGACGAGTCGGCGCGCGAGCTGCACCACTTGCACGACATCATCACTAAACGGGCGGCAGACGGACTGATGCTCAAGCTCCAGAAGGCCGGCGGCTTGCTCAAGGCGCAGCGCTGGCTGACGATGGCACGCTTGGCGAACATGCCGGTGATCTGCGGCTGCATGGCCAGCACGGGGGTCGAGGCGAGTCCGGCGGCACATCTGCTGGCGGCGAACGAATGGATATCCCGTTTCCCGCAGGAGAACGCTGGGCCGTTGCACCTGCATCAGTGCCTGAACAGCAGGGACATCAAGGACGACCTGGCGCTCAATCCGCCGCGCTACGAGGATGGGTTCCTGTATCCGCCAGAAGGTCCCGGCCTTGGCGTCGATCTCAACGAAGAGCTTTTGCAGCGATGGATCACGCCCGGTAAGAAGATTCAAGTTATCGAGGCCCGATGATGGCCGCTCAGCGTATGGAGGAAGGCAAATGAAACCGTATCGATCCCCGTGGATGAACGAGGAACTGGATGCACTGCGGGTCACGGCGCGGCGCTTCTTCGAAAAGGAAGTGGCACCTTACGCCGAGAAGTGGCGGCGGCAGGGCAAGATCGACC comes from the Georgfuchsia toluolica genome and includes:
- the lon gene encoding endopeptidase La, which encodes MSGELDLPQEKLQLPLLPLRDVVVFPHMVIPLFVGRPKSIKALEMAMESGKSILLVAQKSAAKDEPDTSDLYQIGCISNILQMLKLPDGTVKVLVEGAQRARLESVTDQGTVFIAEVTPVQTDEQGGHEVEAMRRAILAQFDQYVKLNKKIPPEILTSLAGIEEAGRLADTIAAHLPLKLELKQEVLEMFEVADRLEKLLGQLETELDILQVEKRIRGRVKRQMEKSQREYYLNEQVKAIQKELGEGEGGAELDEMEKKIKTAGMSKEAMTKVESELKKLKMMSPMSAEASVVRNYIETLLGLPWKKKSRISKDIAAAEKILDKDHYGLEKVKERIVEYLAVQQRVDKLKAPILCLVGPPGVGKTSLGQSIARATNRKFIRMALGGVRDEAEIRGHRRTYIGSMPGKILQSMSKGGVKNPLFLLDEVDKMGQDFRGDPSSALLEVLDPEQNHTFQDHYVEVDFDLSDVMFVATANTLNIPAALLDRMEVIRLSGYTEDEKVNIAQRYLLAKQMKTNGVKRDELTVTEDAIRDIVRYYTREAGVRALERDLSKICRKVVKALVVRPRKNRIVVNPKNLDKYLGVRRYSFGIAEKDNQVGQVTGLAWTEVGGELLTIEAVVLPGKGNTMTTGKLGEVMQESIKAALSVVRKRSKSLGIKDDFYQSNDIHIHLPEGATPKDGPSAGIAICTALTSALTGIPVRADVAMTGEITLRGEVLPIGGLKEKLLAAVRGGIRLALIPEENIKDLAEIPDTIKNKIEIQPVKWIDKVLEIALERAPTPLPDEPVVEAVAAVAPAAVAPVESKGPGFH
- a CDS encoding CTP synthase produces the protein MTKFVFVTGGVVSSLGKGIAAASLGAILESRSIKVTHLKLDPYINVDPGTMSPFQHGEVFVTEDGAETDLDLGHYERFTSAKMSKRNNFTTGQIYESVIKKERRGEYLGKTVQVIPHITDEIKLFIKRGAEGADVAIIEVGGTVGDIESLPFLEAIRQIGFEEGHSNACYIHLTLLPYIPTAGELKTKPTQHSVKELREIGIQPDVLLCRADRPVPEEEKRKIALFTNVQPNAVISVVDADSIYKIPAMLHDQMLDEIVCHKLGILARAADLKVWEKLVSALEKPAHEVNIAFVGKYVDLTESYKSLTEALFHAGMHTSCKIRIHYVDSEEIERTGCAALKGMDAVLVPGGFGKRGTEGKIAAIRYARENKVPYLGICLGMQLAVIEYARDVAGLAGAHSTELDPETPHPVVALITEWLDREGMVEHRDENSNLGGTMRLGAQRCPIKAGTMAASIYGDEVNERHRHRYEVNNTYVPKLEAKGMIISARTPTENLPEMMELPQDQHPWFVGVQFHPEFTSNPRVGHPLFIAYVKAALAHHSS
- a CDS encoding amino acid aminotransferase; protein product: MSSSIFAAVEMAPRDPILGLTEAFNADTRATKVNLGVGVYYDENGKLPLLGAVKAAEKVRLEAAPARGYQPIEGLAAYNQAVQNLVFGANSAVVRENRVITFEALGGTGALKVGADYLKRLLPYAKLIISDPSWENHRALFEGAGFTVDTYTYFDPATRGVNFAGMKASLNALPAGSIVLLHACCHNPTGADLTAAQWKEVVEIVKARDLVPFVDMAYQGFAEGIEPDGIAPRLFADAGLDMFVSSSFSKSFSLYGERVGALSIVAASKDEAARVLSQVKRVIRTNYSNPPTHGGAIVAAVLSSPELRQQWEGELAGMRDRIRAMRTGLVDKLKARKVAQDFSFIARQRGMFSYTGLTVDQVERLMSEFGIYAVSTGRVCMAALNSRNIDYVADAIAAVLKA
- a CDS encoding DUF3567 family protein, translated to MNVLFNNPLLYVIDYPGHAALEILDKRNGRMGLLRGSTADRMRGEFSQFLTQEHDQEEFEDFIDSYEAILDHSVSRH
- a CDS encoding MFS transporter, with product MHPNLSEQHERYFLLTLAGIQFSHILDFMIMMPLGPILMAAFGIGTHEFGLLVASYSFSAAISGILAATFVDRFERKRLLLIVFALFGLATLTCGLAPGYATLIIARGLAGAFGGIMGALVQTMVADVIPYGRRAKASGTVSVAFSISTVAGVPLSLWMANQFQWRIPFIFIAILTILLILVGLRFLPEMRHHLSAEKRAHPFSAIFTVLRDPNHLRALLFSALIIFSGFTVIPYITVYAVGNVGISLYDIPLVYLVGGTATLFTARRIGHWADLGGKAKVYRLVAASAMLPLIVVTHIGAIPLWAWVTCTTAFFVMVSGRMIPAMAIISSAAQPKLRGTFMSLNGTVQSLAMGLATTLAGFMITQNSEGKIVGYGWVGIVAVAANLLAIWFVTRIVVHEPHAAVPVVAPK
- a CDS encoding MarR family winged helix-turn-helix transcriptional regulator encodes the protein MASPRTIYLLSRLHYALRKKIDSKLAASKLTAVKYTVMSMLRGRKSLSSAEISRRYSVTPQSMNETICALERSNLITKEENPDNKRILLVSLTPMGHDLLGRCDKIIDQIETEIFSGVNRTDIDQFRNTLQAVNKAAMSSPEN
- a CDS encoding mandelate racemase/muconate lactonizing enzyme family protein, with amino-acid sequence MKINRVELIPISIPTKHGGTKMMRGIAMPAFTESLVLKLHTDEGVMGFSECGDTSSWYQGETQSSIMTMIRDFFAPKILLGEDPTKIEKIVGLMDTIARDNNQAKATVDFALHDLVGKILGVPVSTLLGGKTIDRIPLGLVIMGATPQAAVDKALKVLKAGFHFVKFKSTTVVKDDIAIVAELRAAVGDDVELFVDVNGAWTYDQALVAIRGMEKCNLSKIEQPLPEWDIEGMARLRGKVSMPIYADESARELHHLHDIITKRAADGLMLKLQKAGGLLKAQRWLTMARLANMPVICGCMASTGVEASPAAHLLAANEWISRFPQENAGPLHLHQCLNSRDIKDDLALNPPRYEDGFLYPPEGPGLGVDLNEELLQRWITPGKKIQVIEAR